ATCTAGCACTTGGCTTATGCATCTTTTttgaaaggaaaaagaaggatGAAGTTTGTTTAATGCTCAAACAACAGGATTGCCCACACAAACGTGGAAGCTTACACACTATTTTATTGAGACTGGCGAGAAACCTTACATTTGCTATTTTAATGGATGAAGTGATTAAGGAATTATCATATATATAAAGATTGAGTCAACCAGTAACATTTCTGCATGTAAATACTAACCTATGATAGCATGATTGGTTAAAAATTTACTTTTGAAGAAACCAACCATTATATTGGCACTGCTAGACAACTTGACTTCTAGTATTGGGCGGGAACCCCCGGTTAGTACCGGTTCCATGCCCGGTATAGACTGGTCGGTACTAAATGGGTAtgcatttagtaccggctggtaaCATCGGACAGTAACAAATGATTTCATGCCAAAAtataaaggaaaaaaaatacaaCGAACCCCTTGAGGCCCGATCTTGATCTGCATCCGCATGTTCTCGTTGGCTCTGTCATGTTTTCTCAAGCTCCTAATATTTTGATGTTGTAGAGGAGCGCCGACGGCCGAGGTGGCAAGGCCTTCAGGGCACTTCCATGCCATGGCGCGGAGCGTGATGAGCCCTGCGGTTTGGAATTTTTTTCATATAGCTAAAGATGGTTTAAGGTAAATTTTGTTTACAACTCTTGGGCGTATCTATGATTTTTGTGTGATTCTAAATTTCTAAGGTTGACGGGTCGACGGATGTGTTTTGAGCAGTTTCAATATCTGTAGGATTTGCAGATGTAGGATGAAAATTGTTACACACTAGATGAAAGGGTTAACACACTAGTTCCAGATGAAGTTATCATGTTCTCAGGATGTGCAATGAATCAGATCTTCTAGCTCGCTAATTTACAATTAAAATCAAGCTTGCTTACAGTTTTTTTTTCCACTCATGGATGAACCAATTTCATCACCGCACAACCACAACATTTGATGTTGGTGCTCCACAAAATATTATCATATTTCCATTCAATTGTTGGGGACGATATGTGTCTGTAGAGATGATGACTATTCCGGCTCTTGATGCACTATGCCTATTAAACTAATATGCGAGTTAACAATGTTGGAATATTTATTTTAAGTGTTTGGATCATAGCTTTTGATGAGTTGGCACAACATAACGGGAAGTGCAATTATTTCTTTTTCTAATTTTGTTAGCCTCATGACATGATAACGTGCCAGTCAAATATGTAATAAAAGAAATTTACACAGCCATGTGTGTTGTATGAGCATGTAATGTTGCCGATTATACCAGTTGCATAGATCGTTGTGGTACATATACAACATATTGTTAATTTATTGTTGTGTTAGGTTAAAAAATTTGCATATACAACATATTGTTAATTTATTGTTGTGTTAGGTTAAAAAATTTGCCCAACAAGtctagtacttccttgtgagCGACTCCATGGGTCTTATTGGCAAATTTAGGGATCATTTTCCTTAGAAAGGTCACGTTCTTTGTGGTCCCAAGATTTATTCATGCCTATATAAAAAATGTCAACTGCTTATGGAAGCATGCACATTTTTTTTGGTAGATGaaactgtcagacccggggccacggggttatgtacatcaaggagtccgtattggactaggggataggacgtgtcctgtatcttatttatgttgtattctacccgcatgcggagtagaactagtcgatacagaaggaaactactcgagttgtacttgagtacgattcctatgttagtatcagactaggattcatgtaaccctgtccccccagatatataagggcgggcagggaccccctcaaagcataagatcatcagatcaacatcaaggcaatacaaaccaacatacaggacgtagagcattacgcatattgcggcctgaacctgtctaaatcttgtgttgtctgcccagtgcaagcaagagcgcaatgaactcctccgatcctacacccgccgtttcttcgatgtgcgggccaccatcgccaacatctcggaagaggacattatcgactgcttctacaacggcctcactgacccaggtatatatcgtgattttgggcgtaacaggccaaagacggtTACAggtctacgcgacatgatgcatgactggtctgaacaagaagaaaagatgcgcgagaggtttccaagacgtatCGACCttaaccagaagcgcaacaacgacaaccgggctgacaaaggccagcgggatttttcgggttcttcccgaaaacgcaagccagacgatctcgtcgcggctgtggaacgtccttcgcggggcaagaagtcgaccacgcaagaacagtttgaaaaactcctgcagaagaagtgcccgtggtgcgtcaactccaaacacgcagcgatcgactgttttcagctcaagcgcacttttggctctcctgggaacggcaagaagaacaagtcgacaggcaaagagcccgaagacgaggagcaggaagacaaatctgagacgcctaagttccaggatgcctccaagaccatcaatgtcatctttggcggtgacgaagatttttgctccaagcgggaacagaagttgctgctacgagagatcctatcagttgaactggcggtaccacgaccactccgatggtcggaggtccccatatcgttttcccgtgatgatcaatggaccagcttttccgagcctgggaagttcccactggtgctggatcccgtggtcgcagaagtcaagcttactcgggttcttgtcgatggtgggagcggactcaatcttatcttcgccagtacactaaagaagatgggtctggacctcaccaacaagcttactccgagcaaagctcctttttacggtattgttcctggcaatgccgcgcatccaCTTGGGACAGtcgttcttccagtcactttcgggacgagggagaactaccgtaccgagttcatcaagttcgaggtggccagcttcgaatcttcctaccacgccatactggggaggccggcgatcgccaagttcatggcggtgccacattatgtctacttgcttctcaagatgccaggacgtaacggtgtgctcacgctccgaggcgacttgaagaagtcctatgattgtaaccaagaggccatccagtacgcattgacttcccgcgtgccagatgcttccgctgaagtactcgcggccgcacagcaactctctcaagccgagctggacatcccgacgaagaaggcgagtcaatcgggcgtcaagtcgacgggcgagatggctctcaagacgatccagctccaagaaggcgattcatccaagacagccatcatcggcgcgggcttgggcgacaaataggaactcgcgctcatcagtttcctgcgggctaaccgagacatattcgcatggaatccatcggatatgccaggggtgcccaaggagctgatcgagcatagtcttaatgtgtacccacaggctgtaccaaagaagcaacgacttcgtcgttttgcccccgataaacgggaggctatcaaacgggaaatagctaaactcctcgcggctggattcattaaagaagtaatccacccagagtgggtagctaaccctgtccttgtattaaaaaagaacaaagaatggagaatatgtgtcgactataccgatctcaacaagcattgcccaaaggaccactttgggctccctcgcatcgatcaggtagtcgactcaactgcAGGTTCcgtattgttatgtttccttgattgttattcaggctaccaccagatcgctctcaaggaagaagaccagatcaagaccgcgttcatcaccccgtttgggacttatgcctacaagacgatgtccttcgggttgaagaacgctggcgccacctatcagcgggcaattcagatgtgctttgctgatcagttacaccggaacatggaggcctatgtggacgacgtggtcgtaaAAAcccgaagtcccgagggcctcatcacggatctggaggaaacttttgccagcctaaggaagtaccgatggaagcttaatccgaccaagtgcgtttttggtgttccgtcaggaaaattgctcgggttcatagtcagtaaccggggcattgaggccaaccctgaaaagattaccgccatcactgatatggaggcacctgccacaatcaaagatgtacagaaacttacagggtgcatggcagctctcaacagattcatctcccggctcggggagagaggattaccttttttcaaactcttaaagtgtcaggacaagtttcactggacagaggaagccgagcgggctctgcaggatctcaagcaacacctacagtcgcccccgatcctcacagcaccattgccgggtgagacccttttactttacattgcggcaactacccacgttattagcagtgctattgttgtcgaacactccgaggaaggccatgcttttggcctgcagcggcccgtgtactttgtcagtgaagtactctcggagtctaaggtgcgctatccggcggtccaaaagctcctctatggcatattgattacttcaaggaaattatgccactactttgaagagtaccagatcatcgtgatcacagactacccgttggcggatatcctacacaaccaagatgccacgggtcgtatttcaaaatgggcagtggaactgggggctttgtcgttcgacttcaagccacgcactgcaatcaagtcccaagctctagtcgacttcatggctgagtggaggaaaaatcaagttccaaatccagttgacaagccagagcattggaccatgtacttcgatggttctctcaagctcgatggcggcggcgctggagttttatttatttccccaagaggcgaacaactcaaatacgtcctccaaattctctgggaggtatgcaacaatgaagccgagtatgaagcgttgcttcacgggctccgtttggcgatatcactagggatcaagcgactacttgtatatggcgattcactcttggtcgttcagcaagtcaacaaggagtgggactgcaacaaggagaccatggaagcctatgtacaagaagtacgcaagctagaaaacaaattttctggcctagaaattcatcatgtgctgcgggaacacaatgtcgctgccgatgccttatctaagctgggatcaacccgagcacaagtcccagcaggggtattcgttcaggagctaACGcgcccgtccatcagcccttcactgccggtttccaccgccactggctccgtacagccagaacgggaggttctgctggtcggtgaggactggagaggacctttcgtcgacttcatccgagatctcatCTTACCGgccgggatggaccccaaaagcgctgccgccgcccgcctcatgcgacggagcaaggggtttgtcctagtcgaagacaaactttatcggcgcggcgcacgatccggagtactcataaagtgcgtcacaacagaagacggtctggacatattgagggagatacacgagggcgtgtgtggtaaccatgccgcgtcaaagtcactggtcggcaaagcatatagagccggtttctggtggcctaccgccgtgtccgacgctgaagatctggtgcgacgatgtcataactgccagttcttcggaggttttactcatgttctggtggctatcgataagttcaccaagtggatcgagttcaagccgattgccaagcttactccagacagggtggtcgacttcatttccgacatcttacatcgtttcggcttccccaacactattatcactgacttgggttcaaatttcacggctaaccaattctgggaattctgtgaaaactcatccatcgaggtcaaatacgtttcggtggctcacccaagggcaaatgggcaagtcgagagggcgaatggtttgattatcgacggcctcaagaagagactttacgatgccaatagcaaaaagggcgggaagtggattcacgagttgccacacgtaatctgggggctcaggactcaaccttcaaaagccacagggcagaccccgttctttcttgtctacggctccgaggcgattctcccagcagatatcatgtggaaatccccaagggttgagatgtataaagaaggcgaggcggacgaggctcgacagctggagttggactctgtcgaagaggcctactgctctgctctcgttcagtcagcccgttacctatagggaatccggcgatatcatgatcgcaacattaaggaaaggtcatttagcattggcgaccttgtccttcgtcgcgttcaggacgagtcgggtttgcacaagcttaactcaagatgggaaggaccgttcattgtcaagagggttacaagaccgggatcttatcaacttcaGTACCctgatggtcaggatgtacccaactcgtggaacattCAGCACCTGCGACgtttctacccctaagcagactcgtgaCCAAATTCCGTATGCATCaatggcaagttttacttttctaggtcgatttggcggctttgtgccacacaacccgaaatgtaaattcttgaatataatGGTGGCGGCTTTTGGCCACACttaaattttatataaaatcgactacttgccagtggcacatgggtcgtcACGATACTAATCGTGTTCTTTCGAACTGtattaggcccgtctggctcgggttctatctaactcgtttggctactcctgcggtggttacacctaagggtagttttcgactgtttgccatgagcatcctagtcgtcacgccacagactgcgcgttccgggtccgagtggatcctttttggcaggatcttatctagctcacccgatgagctctcgcgaagggctaaatcgactactctctgagtcgctgcactcagaggtagcacgcctatgctCCAAAGCAGATGGGGCTCTTCGTCTACACATAAGGCTACAAAGGAACAaaagtggtttcttatattacaaaagtcttaagcactaacggttcaatcctggaccatgtttccaacaattttttcagctacaggccggacctctagcaaatactcgcgaaagctttcatcagtacaatcagcagctgcaccctccgtgAGTACTTCTAGctgagcctttggccagaaggactttacaaggcctagggcatggcccacgtaagatgtggcagcctcggtgacgaagttgaggatcttttgtggcgccccgcgaagtcgatcaagtagtggttgcccatcttcagcaccgtcttcccggggatccaccatctctacgagttcttgagctgccaccttcagatcatcgagttccttctagcgctgctctttctcctcgcccaaagtcttgatctgctgaaggcagtcgacgagttgcttctccgtgttggccatcaccttccgcagaccatcgacttcatctgcgcggcgatatagcatgttcttcaaatcagtaagcaatccttctttataatttaagagctgtttaagttctgcgatgataagcaggtttcagatcatgaagttatcgactacgggtatgacttcgagaattgaattcaacataccttgatgggttttccgctgctccttgagtcggccttggagctcgatgatattctgctcgaagccggctcactcctgcatcagctcgtcgatacgcctggtggactcttccagcttcgttgaagatttttggttcatgtcctacatgttcctGGGCGTCAGAGAAAATCGACTTAatcatacagttaccagcggtttagacaagatttaccagagcaaatgagtcgatcgccttgatcatctggcgcaggcggctcagatcatccCCTGGGAGGTGTATCTCTTGGAGTATATCGGTGTTTTCCTCTACAGGGGTCGGCAACCCGGGAgcctcgcaagaagcacccgcaccctccaaggctgacgACTACGAGGTTCCTGCAAAGGACAAGTATTAATATAGCAATGATTGtggcagaaggcagtgggatcatttacctgcaccgtcgacgggtacggcagtggtggcctcgacttgctcattgctGGGGGCTTTGGGTTctgtgtgctggagctcgggtagtggcgaatcaagcatgattacatctaccccccctgctggctccagcgcgttgggttgcccaggcgaaggctcgggggctggtggagccaactcgagttcgggcgtcaccgcagctgttgatctgctcaagacaacagcacaacatttttactgtgatttttacacatggctaagggcaaggtccaaggcattacttacttctgggatcggatcattgtcggtttcctccacaccagcttcaaCGGCTTCTTTGTCATGGTACTTGTGGCTGGAGGAGTTGGCGTACAGGatgagggggctggcagctctGGCACGGTGATGTCCGTGGCACctattgccggcggcggcgctgtttcAATTgagggcgtgagctgccccgaCATTGTGCCTGCCACGGCGATGGTTACATCGTCTGCGACAGAAGGTGACGGATCGGCCCTATCGGCCTCTATGGGCCCCGCTTCTGGTGCATCTTTTCTGGTGGGGGGCACTTCGGCTACCCTTTGGCGCTGGGAGCCGGGCAAGGAAGACGAGGGGCTGCAAGACAGGGTTGTCATCAGCgttcagcaaaacaactcgacagtttttatagttcgacaaacacttacccggcaaggtcagtggtgctggctttgcgtttccgcataTCCCGACATCGCCGGGGAACtagaggtgcgtcgtcagaccagtccacggatgatccggaggagtcgtcggcttgcaccctctccccagctGCCTGGCCGCCCgtggctgattcgctgccagcaatttgttctttctgtgctttggcggcggcgctgggcagcgtatggtagggccggggcagatcggggtgtggtgggtaactccgatacaatgctgacgaatcctgtgttaagacaatcagttagtaCTAACTTTTCAGATAAaaggaagaagtcgagaagtcgaacacttactgctggtggtcgattctgggctgtaaaccctgctggtacatacgggacggcatccacatctagtAGAATTCGCCTAACGCGCACaagtgcagcatcgtccccaagctcttctgcgcacatacgggatgggtcttcagtacccaagtactcgaatcctaaagtatggcgctgctgaatgggttggactcggcgtttgaaaaatgatagcatcactgatgccccggttacccccgtctctttgtgcgcggcaatcaactcgagcagttctttgacttggtccatctcggcttcatttggctccaatgtccattcgccacgctgaacagggggcctgccggaccgcacagggagttggggggcatggttcgcaatgtagaaccagtgttgtttccacccggggacatttgacggaaatttgtatgatatatatttgtcactagcgtgttgtCTTAGCTGGATtccagcgccccctattgcagaaggattttttgaggtgggctggggcttcacgcggaaaagatagcggaaaagagcccaatgtggttcaattccgaggaaagcttcacagaaatggatgaaaatggagatatggcagattgaattggggttgaggtgttgcagctcaatcccatagaagtaaagaagaccacggaagaaggagcaagtggggagggcgaatccccgttcagagaaagagcagaaagaaacgatctcatcgatattttccatgggaaatggatcgcgaagaggaaggcgccaattgatgagatccctttcctgaagcagaccccccaataccaaatttgctaaattatggcaagaacacttactaattgcccATTCTCCGATTGCTGCTTGCGcctctttcaagtccttctggttgttTTTCTTCGGAGCCATTTCGAATCTTTacagccacgagttgttttcacaagcgctcgggggctgcggcggtgggctcgaagatcttcgactatgactgggcggcggaagggctccggcaggtcagactctaattggggttttgtttttctctggtggcggcgtcagatctgaaggcacaggaaaaaccctaactgaccgcggggttaaataaccagcgttcaGGAAGTGGTTTACCGTGTGTAAGATGAAGCGTTGCGCAATAGGAATAATTGGATACTGGAAGTTTTTTGGCagattttttgggccgttactcgattcaccattttttctgggttagttgtcccgaaaaaagaggtttttcgggtTTCGAGTCTAATTTCTGCTAATTGTCCCCTCTTAGACTTTGTTTTTTCAAAAGGAACtcttttttgccacgacctttgggatcctttttttccaaaagatttggactcaaggctcgggggctataagacacgtggcatcgactacttatttttcgaaagtattCGAAGGACaagaaggaaagattcaaggctagtttgaccctcagcttgattctttgattcaacctaaggctcgggggctactccatatggagtgcgattattcatcgcacccgatataaaagagaaaattcggggcatgagcacctcatagcttcgatgcagtcagaagagtactcgaagagcagtatcaagatggagcttcgaaagaagtcgaagacagcttcagaagtacttgaagagtctgcagtactcagctacgaagagctcgggggcttgtcagacccggggccacggggctgtgtacatcaaggagtccgtattggactaggggataggacgtgtcatgtaccttatttatattgtattctacccgcatgcggagtagaactagtcgatacagaaggaaactactcgagttgtacttgagtacgattcctatgttagtatcagactaggattcatgtaaccctgtcccccagatatataagggcgggcagggaccccctcaaagcataagatcatcagatcaacatcaaggcaatacaaaccaacatacaggacgtagggcattacgcatattacggcctgaacctgtctaaatcttgtgttgtctgcacctttgagttcctgatctcagcgcatcccaacccaaaacctaccaccttgggtataccccttggtgggcagccggataaaacctgACAGAAACAtatttgtaaaaatatatacatatacacgtATGTATGAAATAAGAGGTAACATCTTTTATAGAAAAATTTTGAACTCAACATTAACCTTATTCGTCAGAACTACAATATTCAAGAATTTTGATGGCAGTGATTGGAACATATTTATATAGTTGCAAATAAGGTGCCCTTATAATAATTCGTGACGTTGACcccgcctctctctctctctgcacgTTCAAAATAACTATAGTACTACCTTCATTCCTACTATGCTCCTAGTGGCATGGTTGCATTGTCGCATCTTGTGAAGTCTGAACTTTCACAGCTACCAACCGCCTCACAAAGTTTGTATGCTGTAGTATATACATAATCAAGTATGGCTCAAAAGGTACGATACAAAGTATATTCGGCCGATGTCAAATGTATGGTATAAACAATAATGGCACATATTTGAACATAGATAGGACTTCAGATTCTCAACCATTACTTTTCTTATTTCCGAGGAGTCACATACGTTGGCATGCAAACTTTATTATAGAAGTACAACTCATAAGGAATTTAGAAGAGGGTAGAACCAACGATGGGTTGCTGCCAGAAGGAGGCAGGACTCGTCAAAGCTAGTTGGTTGACTAGCTGTTGCTGCTGCCAGAAGGCGGCGGGACTCGTCAAAGCCAGTTGGTTGACTAGCTGTTGCTGCTGCAAGAAGGCAGCGGGGTGGGCCACGGCAAGTGGGTTGAATGGcaccagctgctgctgctgctgcgagaAGGCGGCGGAGTTCGCAACAGctagttggttgaatggaagcAGTTGCTGCTGCAAGTAGGCAGCGGGGTTCACCATGGCTAGCTGGTTGATCTGTTGTTGCAAGTAGGCGGCGGGGTTCGCCAGGGCTACCTGACTGAACGGTGATAGAACGCGTTGTTGCTGTGCCGTGATGCTCTGTACTGTTAGCTGGGCCAAAGATTGCTGCTGCAGTAAGGCTGACTGTTGCTGTAAGAACATTGCCGATGATGGTAGGATGCTGGCTGCAAGTGCCTGTTGTAGCCTGTAGGACTGCACAATCGGGTGCTCATATCCGACAGCTGCGATAGGTGAGAGGTACTGTGGAATAGTGGCAGCGGAGGCGGCTAGCGAGCACTGCGGAATAATGACCGCGGTGGTAGCGCTCACTAAGAGAGCAAGGAGTGCAAGGAGGGAAAATACCTTGGCTGCCATGCTTGCTCTAAGAGGTACTTAGTGGGTTTCAATTTCTATGTTGCTAGATTGTCTTAGTGATAGGGTGATGGATTACCTGCACATATTGGGCCTATTTATACACATGAGAGTCCATGTAGCTTTAGCAAGATTTGATGCTTTTGCCTCGCAAATTGTTATCCAGATAAGCTAGAGATGACATGGTATCTAGTCGATTTTGGCATTTAGTGATAAATCCACTTGGATGGACGGTATGTGTTGGCAAGACAACTCACTTAATACACGCAAAAAGCAACTTTTTTCTGTTTGCATTGTGTTGATATATGAGTGACAACAGCATGGTTGGTTCACCTTTAAGCCTATGAAAGCCTTAGGCACAAAAATATGGGTTCCACTTAATGGTGAGCTGGTACAGTTGTGATTTGGTGATGTGGATCCAAATCATATTGAGCCTAATTTGTCATCTACCTTTGATACGGTTTGCTCCCATTGCGATTCCTCCTGGATGAAAGGGTTAACGCAGTAGTTCCAGGTGAAGTTATCAAGTTCTCGGGATTCTCGGGACGTGGAATGAATCAGATGTTCTAGCTCGCTAATTTACCATTAAAACCAAACTTGCTTACACTATCTTATAGAAAATAACACATGCACAGAATAAAGTATCAGTATATCACACATGCACATATGGTAGCTTATGACAATAATATATAAAATACCAgacaaaaaaatataaaaattaaataaatagaaataaataattaatatatataaataatttcACTATTGGATTATTGATAAACTTTAAAGTTGGCCTTACTACTTGCTAGGGACACTGGAGAGAACAGTACCTGTTTTTATCCTAACTTCCTCCTTTGCTCCCGGTGGATGTTATCTAGCACTTGGCTTATGCATCTTTTttgaaaggaaaaagaaggatGAAGTTTGTTTAACGCTCAAATAACAGGATTGCCCACACAAACGTGGAAGCTTACACACTATTTTATTGAGACTGGCGAGAAACCTTACATTTGCTATTTTAATGGATGAAGTGATTAAGGAATTATCATATATATAAAGATTGAGTCAACCAGTAACATTTCTGCATGTAAATACTAACCTATGATAGCATGATTGGTTAAAAATTTACTTTTGAAGAAACCAACCATTATATTGGCACTGCTAGACAACTTGACTTCTAGTATTGGG
Above is a genomic segment from Panicum hallii strain FIL2 chromosome 8, PHallii_v3.1, whole genome shotgun sequence containing:
- the LOC112902924 gene encoding kafirin PSKR2-like, producing MAAKVFSLLALLALLVSATTAVIIPQCSLAASAATIPQYLSPIAAVGYEHPIVQSYRLQQALAASILPSSAMFLQQQSALLQQQSLAQLTVQSITAQQQRVLSPFSQVALANPAAYLQQQINQLAMVNPAAYLQQQLLPFNQLAVANSAAFSQQQQQLVPFNPLAVAHPAAFLQQQQLVNQLALTSPAAFWQQQQLVNQLALTSPASFWQQPIVGSTLF